One part of the Mya arenaria isolate MELC-2E11 chromosome 3, ASM2691426v1 genome encodes these proteins:
- the LOC128227863 gene encoding uncharacterized protein LOC128227863, with protein sequence MDEELLESLKPKYTNLKSKLEEINVKLAAQENNMIQLFIETKKATKLLGGLQNDLADIKKDNVIHHFEFRKDPATERLIASDTGLGTLEHIATEPHKIASASESDHIIKGLTVLGDGTRETMEISKPTVGQAYVDLTKLRLTSAMGIPMKSPTDNKDCYLTSMLNLTGSRLLIADFKHNKVKMVDMQTNSLVSQISVRDQPWDICHLPGTGWLLL encoded by the exons ATGGATGAAGAACTACTAGAGTCTCTGAAACCGAAATATACAAACCTTAAGTCCAAGCTAgaagaaataaatgttaaacttgCAGCACAagaaaataacatgatacaGTTGTTTATAGAAACCAAAAAAGCTACGAAGCTATTAGGAGGTCTACAGAATGACCTTGCTGACATTAAAAAGGACAACGTAATTCACCACTTCGAATTCAGAAAGGATCCAGCCACAGAGCGTCTTATTGCATCTGACACTGGCCTTGGGACTTTAGAACACATTGCGACTGAACCGCACAAGATAGCATCCGCATCAG AGAGCGACCATATCATAAAAGGACTCACAGTTCTGGGAGATGGCACAAGGGAAACCATGGAAATTTCCAAACCTACAG tGGGTCAGGCCTATGTGGACCTGACTAAATTACGGTTAACATCAGCTATGGGCATCCCAATGAAGTCCCCAACTGACAACAAGGACTGCTACCTGACTAGCATGCTCAACCTTACTGGATCCAGACTGCTGATAGCTGACTTTAAACACAACAAAGTCAAGATGGTGGACATGCAGACCAACAGCCTGGTCTCCCAGATCAGTGTACGGGATCAGCCATGGGACATATGTCATCTTCCCGGGACAGGGTGGCTGTTACTATGA
- the LOC128225897 gene encoding E3 ubiquitin-protein ligase TRIM71-like: MEVPGKKLQAGPSAADTTYCQPCEQDDEILPAEAFCTVCKEFFCSKCASLHRKQKISRSHNLLDKSNMPTSISGHEDNHGYTEPCKTHPEESIKYFCSAHQTLICGHCAVQNHRSCHADVISDISRPSKMNKSMEMS, from the coding sequence ATGGAGGTTCCAGGGAAGAAATTGCAAGCAGGACCATCTGCAGCAGACACAACCTACTGCCAGCCCTGTGAACAAGATGACGAAATCCTCCCCGCTGAGGCCTTCTGCACCGTCTGCAAGGAGTTCTTCTGCTCAAAATGCGCAAGTCTCCATAGAAAACAGAAGATTTCTAGATCGCACAACCTTCTTGACAAATCCAATATGCCTACATCTATCAGTGGCCACGAGGATAACCACGGATACACAGAGCCTTGTAAGACCCATCCAGAAGAGTCTATCAAATACTTTTGCAGCGCCCATCAAACCCTGATTTGTGGACACTGTGCAGTACAGAACCATCGATCGTGTCATGCTGATGTCATATCAGATATATCAAGGCCTTCAAAGATGAACAAGAGTATGGAGATGTCATAA